One window of Triticum dicoccoides isolate Atlit2015 ecotype Zavitan chromosome 5A, WEW_v2.0, whole genome shotgun sequence genomic DNA carries:
- the LOC119300646 gene encoding uncharacterized protein LOC119300646 — MEVMTGKGGAKPVPNYLRPSTGSCHDACKHGGHHAFVEKQEAPRAQPKPRKKQQPSASDDQNQKRRLVKVRSVSRRRVVDFSKPDKADTPAGGSEIVVEWKDIVAYDAVPAPAPADGPSHQQPDGRKKKRDVMKGKTPFAKTTHPETPVKNPTESLNKRLAKTVRSTLTGKASIKKPQAAADKKEAGKRTESVKPPKAKKPMTLPVENKEIVQGDTTGDVKQGKSLYTPDQEERAAIAESSRAHRRAKSMSISSRSVRFPFTRQATNNSATFKLRSKSSTAPVLPSEQEKPTRLRFRKGRAAGEESSGGIQLRARSLRRRGSGLSGGAHAGFVVPELTLRHQKTLERKKSRRLSNNLIEETASKLAKSRRSRVKSLVGAFESLISKIGK; from the coding sequence ATGGAGGTCATGACTGGAAAAGGCGGCGCCAAGCCCGTCCCCAACTATCTTCGGCCATCGACCGGGTCGTGCCACGATGCGTGCAAGCACGGCGGCCATCACGCGTTCGTGGAGAAACAGGAAGCTCCAAGGGCCCAACCCAAACCCCGGAAGAAGCAGCAGCCATCAGCTTCGGATGACCAGAACCAAAAGAGAAGGCTGGTCAAGGTACGGTCGGTGTCACGTAGGCGTGTCGTAGATTTCAGCAAACCCGACAAGGCCGATACGCCGGCCGGTGGGAGCGAGATTGTTGTTGAGTGGAAGGACATCGTGGCCTATGACGCAGTGCCAGCTCCTGCTCCTGCCGATGGACCATCTCATCAACAACCtgatgggaggaagaagaagagggatgTGATGAAGGGGAAAACACCATTTGCCAAGACCACCCATCCGGAGACTCCTGTCAAGAACCCAACCGAATCACTGAACAAGAGGCTGGCTAAGACCGTCAGGTCGACGCTCACCGGGAAGGCCTCCATCAAGAAGCCTCAAGCCGCCGCTGACAAGAAGGAGGCTGGCAAGAGAACAGAGAGTGTAAAGCCACCGAAAGCGAAGAAACCCATGACACTGCCCGTCGAAAACAAGGAAATTGTCCAGGGTGACACAACTGGTGATGTTAAGCAGGGGAAGTCACTCTACACTCCTGACCAAGAAGAGCGTGCTGCCATTGCTGAATCAAGCAGGGCACATCGGAGGGCCAAGAGCATGAGCATCAGCAGCCGATCGGTGCGCTTCCCGTTCACCCGACAAGCGACCAATAACTCGGCCACCTTCAAGCTGCGCTCCAAGAGCAGCACGGCACCCGTCCTCCCATCCGAACAAGAGAAGCCCACGCGGCTCAGGTTCAGAAAGGGGAGAGCAGCCGGCGAGGAGTCCAGCGGCGGCATCCAGCTCAGGGCCAGGAGCCTGCGGAGGCGAGGGAGCGGCCTGTCCGGCGGCGCACACGCGGGCTTCGTGGTGCCGGAGTTGACGCTGAGGCACCAAAAGACGCTGGAGAGGAAGAAGAGCCGGAGGCTGTCTAACAACCTGATCGAGGAGACGGCGAGCAAGCTGGCCAAGAGCAGGAGGAGCAGGGTCAAGTCCCTGGTTGGGGCTTTTGAATCTCTCATCTCCAAGATTGGAAAGTAG